The genomic DNA TGTACTTTCTATGTCATTTTGAACTAATTATGAATATTAGTATGACATGTTAATTCCACAACCTgttgaaatacacacatgcaatgGTAGATTTTAATGTATACCCCTGTGCTTCTGTTTATTTAGTGAAAGTGTGCATGAAGAATACCCGCTTATGTGTTCACAAAATGAAGTAGAGCAAGAAACTTGCGCTGCTCCTTCTGTCCAGTCATCTGAAAATGGAAAGGTATGTGATGTAATGTGACTCTGACACATCTCCCATTCAAACGATTTGTCACTTAATCGatccacagaaaacaaatgtgcCAATTTTCAGTTAACCGTTTCCTTCAATTTTTCaagtaaaaacaccaaacgTCAACCCacttttcctatgtttttttgtCTAAGGGACTGTTTGGAACAACAATCAAGAAATTGCATCCAcaaaagccaccagactccatgtaaataaacagtaattttagcgtCGTAAAATAGAATgaattcaaagtcgacagaaacaaaataaaactatgaaaagccgttttgggtcgtctttccacttttccaccATCACAGCTCTAGTTTCGGTTGAAATTTACACatagtttaccagtttacatgtgaaaatatgttggatctatacacgctaaaagtatttcTTTCAGAGCTGTtcctggttaaacaaaaaggtcttaaagaggttttaaaaaggcctagctctgtagggatcctttccataatgttgtcacacttattaatattaataataataataatgtaagcCTTTCagtagaaaagaaaatcactttcagtggaccaaattgacgatgcacattttcCCCataggttacattgcagcccggtctgtggctgccggttacagcgttcacgctgaatactggaccaatttcactgattgttgttcctatcagtcacttacacacaaacataggaacatagggtccaggtagttaccctttttaaTGAGTGGATTTGATACATGTATTTGTTCTTATACTACTGTAAACTTTAAAATCTTGTTTTGAACTGCTGGTTGGGCAAAACAAACAGTTTTAGTATGTCACCTTACACCATGGGAACTTGAAACAGCCATTTTCTGTACTATAATAATTACTTTAATGTAATACTTTATAGTCTAAAAGGATTAATCcattcattttataaaatattcacCAGATTAATAATGAAAGTTAACATGTGTTGCAGTGGACAGTTTAAATTTGAGCATTTGAGGATTGATAAAGGTGGATGTCCTCACTGAAAAATCCTGCCCAAAGCAGTATGCATGATATgttgtttatttgctttttaCTCTTTAGCATAGATACACAGAAGACGTGAACAATTAGTTCAACCAAGTTCAACCAGTTATGAATGGCCTTCACCACCCACCCTCTCCTCCTCGGTGAACAAACAGTTTTCACCTCTGTATCACATTGATGTGATGCTACtagctgatacattttaatgtgttctttttttgtaatcatattataaaatatatttatttatatttcattttaaaaatgatgtCATTTGTGAAGCTGTAGTGTATTAAATGTGCTATGTAAATTAAATTGTGCCTGTTTTTAACTAAGTGGTGTGCTGATGGGTTGCTGTTCCTTATCCCCTCTTGACATCAAGGAGTCAGGAAAAAAAGATGCTGCTTGTCAAAGACCGAAAAGTCAAGAAGAGCGGACAACAGCCAGCCAGTccgaaaataaagaaaatagagGTGAGTCGCCTTCACGTAAAGCGAAAGCAAAGTCCTTCTCCAGCCAAAATAAATCTAAAGATTGGAAGCAATTGGTAACAGGAAAAGTGAAGTAATAACTGATATCGGTGTAAAATGGATCCACACACAGATATTCAAGAAGACGAGCATGAAGAATTCAGTACCTCATTAAGTGTTGGCGATGGACGCTACCTGGTGGATTTGGGGAGGTATGCTGATGACACCAATAATTAATACCAACAACCACGATCAATTTTGAAGCTTTTGTTGTTAAAATTGACCTGTAACCTCCGTTCTTATTAAGATTTCCTCAATCTGTTACTCCCATTAACAGAACCCGTTGAAATAAGAGCTGGCTAATATCCACGCATCTTTTCTGACTCCCTCAGCTCGTCCGAGTTCGTCGTTGATGAAGAGTGCATCCTTCAGCTGTTCAAGTCATGCCGGGAATGCAACAGACAATGTACAGTTAGAAAACGTGTCACCGGTCTAAAGCTCGTGGTCAACCAGGCGTGCTGTTTCTGTCAAAGCCACTCTAAATGGACTAACCTGCCCGATGACGACGACGGCGATCTCCagataaatggaaaacaaacagcacaTGAACAGACCAAATCAGCCAAGCAGTAATGCTAGTTGTGTCATGTCTACAGTGACGCTCCAAGCAGACATTGGTTCTACGGAGTTTATGTTGAAGCAGGAATATGTTCCAGTTTTGTTTTGCGACCTGTGACACAGTGGACTAAGCAGCTGGACTTCTGTTTATTATGCTGCTCCTCTGTACTGTCCCAGCGCTGTCGTCAACAGCGCTGTatgtttttacactttatttcctgttgccatCCCACACCTCGGAGAAGCATCTGGTGCGAGCGGGAGGGTGGTTGCCTCAGCTTGCAATATCTCTGTTGACATCCTGCATAGCACAGCAAGTAAGTGATTGTAAAGGCAAAGATGGTTCCCTGAGGAAAGGTGGACCGTTCTTTTCTTTCCAGGGAAAaccttttttcaaatttttttttacttcgaGACGTCAATCTTTTGATCTGTGTTCATGCTCGTGCCGATATGTAGTTTCCCAGCACGCAGATGCTCAAACAAGGATTGTTGTCAAATAATCAAGCAATATTGAACCGTGTTTTAATGACTCATCCTATTCATTACTAGTTGTTAAACTCAAGACCCCATCTGCATGAATGAGAATTACAGATAATGtgatatagatagatatcaCATTAGAATGTGATATCTGGTAATGCACGGTAATACAGCAAAAACTTGCAGGATTGAAATGCCATCACATTTGGAGTTAGTCGGGCTCGCATTGTGATCGGATCTTGGCCAGGTGTAAATGCTATGTGTAAAGCTTGACTATATTCTAAAAACTGCCCAGCAAGTTAAAAACTCACCGAACTctccctgcaaaaaaaaactacaaatattAACAGTAAGTCCTCCCTTTCAAAAAGTGAATTTCAGCTGTCCATCAGTGGTGTATCTTTCCTTGACCTGGGACAAGTCAGCCATGCCCAACTAATTTGAATATTGAGATTGGCTCATGCTTATTAATACTAGATGCAAATAGGGCCCATAGTTCAAGCTTAAATACTCATGTGAGTCAAGATAATTAGAAAATGCATTACCGTTTAGGATTTTCTGTCCATAACATCCATAATCAAATTGAAACGCCTTGTTTTATCATTTGAGGCTCAGCTGCAGCTAATCTGAAACTAGCATTCAATTAGGACAGGTAaacctctttttctcttcaattTCAGACTTGATTTGATCTTTATGCCTTTTGAATTCTAAATTTCAGCCTTCACGTTATCTTGTTGACTTTATATGCTTTTCATACTTTGGTCAAGTGTATCAGCCTGAACCTTAATAAAATACTAAAACAGTAACTTGTACATCATGCAAATAACTTTTAACCTTTTAACTGTGACCCATTCCAGCAAGAAGAGATAAGTGAGCCTACACTTTTATTGGATGATGAGGACGGGGCATTTGTGTGCTCATTACATACAAAATCAGTAGACACATTGCAACCCTTTGTATTGGTTTAAAACTACCATTATCTTTAGTTCTGGCTGAGAGTTAAAAACCATCACAATTGAGTTGAGGAAAAGGAGAAGTCATGAAAGACTGATTATCATCGCCCCTGGAGATCAGACAGCACATCACCAGGTTAGTTAAAAATCAaacattaaagttaaaaaataaataatccacTGGCATGGTTAAATCATTAAAGGAAGACATCGCACATATAGGGGAAAAATGGTTTAAAATCTGTCAGTGTGGGACATTCATACTTTGTAACGTTGCATCTGCGGTCCCAATTTGGCAAAAGGAAGAACATTTTTACTAGTTTGCTACAATATCAGCACACATACTGCACAGTGAGggagccattttaaaaacattcttAGTTATCAAGTACTAAAACCCATGGAAGAAGGGGACTTAGTCCAAGGTGTCGTTAAGTTCAGGTATAGCAGCTGAGGTGAGAGGAAGTTGGCTACATTAGCTAAAAGCTACATTTTGTTGGAGTACGTTCAGTTCATTAATAATCAATCATCAGGACTTGTATAAGTTCTAACGATGTGAATTTCCTCTTCTGTGCAAATCTGAGGGAAGATGCCGAGGAGACCGTACTGTTCAGCTGTCAGAATGTCGTACCCTTAGTTGTTTTAggaagaaacaaagtgtcttgCTGCATGTTCCTCTAATGTAAATCCAGCCTCGATTGAGCGGAGCTTAAAACAGCCCTGTGTCTCGCTTCCCTGCTCAGTTCAGATAGCTAGTGTTGTACTGGAAGGAAGCCATCTGGACCCGATTGCGCAGCCTCTGGACCTCCAGATCCTGGAAATGGTCGTCCTCATCGTTCTGGATTATGATCTTCTGCAGTTCACCAATCTCACGCTCCATCCTGGAACGCAGCTCTCTCTTCATCTTCAGCAGAGCCTGCAAAACAATGGGAATAGTGAAGGTTCTTCACTAAAATTGTTACAATTTTAGGAGTTTTTGTGACAGCGGTAATAAGTAGTttaagagttgttttttttttttaccttttcttGAGCTTTTTTCCGAACCTGGATCTCCTGCCGCTCTTGGGAAAGTTTTTCAGCTAGTAGTAAAAACTGAAAGAGAGTAGGCACATTATAgctccatttttaaaacaatacaaaaatgtgtGCGACTTCCTGGTTCTTATATaggcccgtgtgtgtgtgtgtgtgtgtgtgtgtgtgtgtgtgtgtgtcctacttGGTCCTTGTAGTAGTTCTCCATGGACTTGATCTGGTCCTGGTGTCGTCTCTGATGTTCCAGCCGCTGCTCCCTGGCGTAGGCTTTCTGCTCTCTCAACCGGACCTTCTGTAGCTCCAATCCCTCCTCAAACAGCTGGCGAAacatctatacacacacacacacacatatatacaaccACAAATCAGGCTTGCCACGTTAGTCGTGTTCAGTGTTACACGGTAGTTGGGCAGACACCAAATACTTGGCCACTGCATAAtacattaatttttttttaaaaaagatgaaaagataAATATTGAATTCAGGTAATCATTAGTTGCTTTCTTAGTCCTCGAACTGGAATGCCAAGTTATGAATGGCCTTCACCACCCACCCTCTCCTCCTTGGTGCGCGCCCTCATC from Sander vitreus isolate 19-12246 chromosome 2, sanVit1, whole genome shotgun sequence includes the following:
- the LOC144531130 gene encoding centrosomal protein of 95 kDa-like, with amino-acid sequence MSTRERKPVKVKENELLPVLLEELPHLHISPHALGQMWEQQVDRLHALSSPHSQRRSKLSSQVEEAQRKHDLLVEIIRKKQDHNRRLRDFKERIQQQKSTQNRLREQRQQIARAKKYHSDYHVQHRARLMRARTKEERMFRQLFEEGLELQKVRLREQKAYAREQRLEHQRRHQDQIKSMENYYKDQFLLLAEKLSQERQEIQVRKKAQEKALLKMKRELRSRMEREIGELQKIIIQNDEDDHFQDLEVQRLRNRVQMASFQYNTSYLN
- the LOC144536383 gene encoding uncharacterized protein LOC144536383 isoform X3, encoding MAEARPKKRRSEEYMARRREIEKERTKTRIYIGESIQKWRELRWQKGFQSDAQLAKFLLDSYLRKSENRPEQPAIEESSSTESCYLRESENRPEQPAIEESSSTESSESVHEEYPLMCSQNEVEQETCAAPSVQSSENGKESGKKDAACQRPKSQEERTTASQSENKENRDIQEDEHEEFSTSLSVGDGRYLVDLGSSSEFVVDEECILQLFKSCRECNRQCTVRKRVTGLKLVVNQACCFCQSHSKWTNLPDDDDGDLQINGKQTAHEQTKSAKQ
- the LOC144536383 gene encoding uncharacterized protein LOC144536383 isoform X1 translates to MIGTVCREHRPGVTSHPDVPFMRAPECVPCFSSSAQTVCKTTNVSLEMESANINDRHPPQYKLGQHLRKRVLSKEALLSKRENDRRRSKTRVNLGRAFRSWRELGLCLRIKSDSALAFFLLNSYLRKSENRPEQPAIEESSSTESCYLRESENRPEQPAIEESSSTESSESVHEEYPLMCSQNEVEQETCAAPSVQSSENGKESGKKDAACQRPKSQEERTTASQSENKENRDIQEDEHEEFSTSLSVGDGRYLVDLGSSSEFVVDEECILQLFKSCRECNRQCTVRKRVTGLKLVVNQACCFCQSHSKWTNLPDDDDGDLQINGKQTAHEQTKSAKQ
- the LOC144536383 gene encoding uncharacterized protein LOC144536383 isoform X2, giving the protein MAENPKKRPRNVSVSDCTAKKRPTRSAEGLKSKKESDERRRKTRVTIGVAFPIWRALKKEKGLRSDTDVALLLLNSYLRKSENRPEQPAIEESSSTESCYLRESENRPEQPAIEESSSTESSESVHEEYPLMCSQNEVEQETCAAPSVQSSENGKESGKKDAACQRPKSQEERTTASQSENKENRDIQEDEHEEFSTSLSVGDGRYLVDLGSSSEFVVDEECILQLFKSCRECNRQCTVRKRVTGLKLVVNQACCFCQSHSKWTNLPDDDDGDLQINGKQTAHEQTKSAKQ